Proteins co-encoded in one Osmerus mordax isolate fOsmMor3 chromosome 11, fOsmMor3.pri, whole genome shotgun sequence genomic window:
- the aqp11 gene encoding aquaporin-11: protein MADFTVSLSLLAGIVLVSEVTRRLLLRLLERTGLAVYAVELVSTFQLCACTHELKLLGEVGRLEPRFALTLTYLASVVHALTFHGAIGNPSVTLERAYRRNLTGRCALLRIACQFAAAVVARAIVRVVWTLGLTDLHLRHKLLGFQCLSPIHAPLPTAAAVELACCFAVQTAATHTHAVDEKYRVHAIATVVTTMVYAGGSVTGAVLNPALAFSTQFPCSGNTFLEYCLVYWLAPVLGMISSVLLFDKVAPLLSGKAGGEPPYRPLESKKWN, encoded by the exons ATGGCAGATTTTACAGTGTCTCTGTCTTTGCTGGCGGGGATCGTATTGGTGAGCGAGGTGACTCGGCGATTGCTCTTAAGGCTGCTTGAAAGAACCGGACTTGCTGTATATGCTGTTGAGCTCGTGTCCACCTTCCAATTGTGTGCTTGTACGCACGAGCTTAAGCTGCTTGGTGAAGTAGGTCGACTTGAGCCCCGGTTTGCCCTTACACTGACATACCTGGCGTCAGTGGTCCATGCGCTCACCTTTCACGGAGCCATTGGTAACCCCTCCGTTACACTCGAAAGGGCATACCGAAGGAACCTCACGGGCAGATGCGCACTGCTGCGGATAGCATGCCAGTTCGCGGCAGCAGTTGTGGCTCGAGCGATAGTCCGGGTGGTATGGACTCTAGGGCTGACCGACCTGCACCTGCGACACAAGCTACTTGGCTTCCAGTGCCTCAGCCCCATTCACGCGCCACTGCCTACAGCCGCAGCGGTGGAGCTCGCCTGTTGCTTTGCTGTCCAGACAGCGGCCACTCACACGCATGCGGTGGACGAAAAGTACCGGGTGCACGCAATAGCGACGGTTGTCACCACCATGGTTTATGCAG GTGGCAGTGTCACTGGGGCAGTGCTTAACCCTGCGCTAGCTTTCTCCACTCAGTTCCCCTGCAGTGGCAACACCTTCTTAGAGTACTGTCTGGTCTACTGGCTGGCTCCTGTCTTAG GTATGATCAGTTCTGTGCTGTTGTTTGATAAAGTCGCACCTCTGCTCTCTGGTAAAGCTGGTGGGGAGCCTCCCTACCGCCCCCTGGAGAGCAAGAAGTGGAACTGA